A genomic window from Sorex araneus isolate mSorAra2 chromosome 2, mSorAra2.pri, whole genome shotgun sequence includes:
- the LOC129401771 gene encoding olfactory receptor 7A10-like has translation MSEFLLHGLSQDPEVQPLIYVIFLSMYLTTVLGNLLIILAASSDPRLHTPMYFFLCNLSLVDICFTSTIVPKMLQNILLQRNAISYEGCITQIFFFILFGSLDDFLLTVMAYDRFVAICHPLHYTVIMNSRLCGLLLLGCWVLGLLNSSMEVSVSLHLSFCTKVEVPHFFCELDQLIKLACSDTFLNHLVIYCAIILLGGGPLLGIIYSYSKIISSIRGVTSAQGRYKAFSTCASHLFVVSLFYGTSMGLYLSSAVSERAFPSAVASVLYTLVTPMLNPFIYSLRNKDIKRALKTLFCAGNRKRSIVLH, from the coding sequence ATGTCAGAGTTTCTTCTCCACGGACTCTCCCAGGATCCAGAAGTCCAGCCCCTCATCTATGTgatcttcctgtccatgtactTGACCACAGTCTTGggaaacctgctcatcatcctggctgCCAGCTCAGACCCCCgactccacacgcccatgtacttcttcctctgcaACCTGTCCCTGGTAGATATCTGCTTCACCTCCACGATCGTCCCCAAAATGCTGCAGAACATCCTGCTGCAAAGAAATGCCATCAGCTACGAAGGCTGCATCACCCAGATATTCTTTTTCATCCTCTTTGGTAGCCTGGACGACTTCCTCTTGACcgtcatggcctatgaccgcttcgtggccatctgccaccccctgcactacacggtcatcatgaacTCCCGCCTCTGTGGGCTTctgctcctggggtgctgggtgctgggtctcTTGAATTCTTCCATGGAAGTCTCAGTGTCCTTGCATCTGTCCTTCTGCACCAAGGTGGAGGTCCCTCACTTTTTCTGTGAACTAGACCAGCTGATAAAACTTGCTTGTTCTGACACTTTCCTGAATCACCTGGTCATTTACTGTGCTATTATCCTCCTGGGCGGGGGTCCTCTACTCGGTATTATTTACTCTTACTCCAAAATAATTTCCTCCATACGTGGTGTGACGTCTGCTCAGGGCAGGTACAAGGCCTTTtccacctgtgcctcccacctctTCGTGGTCTCCTTGTTCTATGGCACAAGTATGGGGCTGTACCTGAGCTCCGCAGTGAGTGAAAGGGCATTTCCAAGTGCTGTGGCCTCGGTGCTGTACACcctggtcacccccatgctgaaccccttcatctacagcctccgAAACAAGGACATCAAGAGGGCCCTGAAAACGTTGTTTTGTGCAGGGAATCGCAAAAGGTCAATTGTTCTTCACTGA